Proteins encoded within one genomic window of Rhododendron vialii isolate Sample 1 chromosome 1a, ASM3025357v1:
- the LOC131320435 gene encoding uncharacterized protein LOC131320435, with product MTSANHHQRPQTGLLATSRLRSCVTSFFLLLLLLYVLYSSSLILLPPSCPLPSTLQKSTSSSTTLPLPLTNYSKGNQQEQEPIILPQKSLRYDTEAKHIVFCIAASSSLWDKRKEYLKLWWKPKETRGVVWLDKRVRNRRNEKLPEIRISGSTAQFKYTNRQGDRSALRITRAVSETLRLGMKDVRWFVMGDDDTVFMVENLVRVLSKYDHNQLYYVGSSSESHIQNIFFSYAMAFGGGGFAISYPLAKELEKMQDRCIQRYPGLYGSDDRMQACMAELGVPLTKEPGFHQYDVYGNLLGLLGAHPITPLVSLHHLDVVDPIFPQMKQVQALHHLFESAKDDSASMMQQSICFDRRRQWSITVSWGYVVQIIRGVMSPRELEMPTRTFLNWYKRADFTAYSFNTRPVTRHPCQKPFLFYVKSSQYDKGRKQIIGVYARDRKDPHPYCRWQMDSPDKIDSIVVLKRPDTQRWNKAPRRDCCRVLPSSKSSQMYIWVGNCREGEVSEL from the exons ATGACCTCCGCCAACCACCACCAACGCCCCCAGACCGGCCTCCTCGCCACCAGCCGCCTCCGCAGTTGCGTCACCTcgttcttcctcctcctcctcctcctttacGTCCTCTACTCCTCCAGCCTCATCCTCCTCCCCCCTTCCTGCCCCCTCCCTTCCACCCTTCAAAaatccacctcctcctccaccaccctcCCACTTCCCCTCACCAACTATTCCAAAGGAAaccaacaagaacaagaacCCATAATCCTGCCCCAGAAGTCCCTCCGATACGACACGGAAGCTAAACACATCGTGTTCTGCATCGCGGCCTCGTCGAGCTTATGGGACAAAAGGAAGGAGTATTTGAAGCTGTGGTGGAAGCCGAAGGAGACCAGGGGAGTCGTTTGGCTCGACAAGAGAGTGAGAAACAGGCGGAATGAGAAATTGCCGGAGATTCGGATATCCGGGAGCACCGCCCAGTTCAAGTACACGAACAGGCAGGGGGACAGGTCGGCGCTCAGGATAACGAGGGCGGTCTCTGAGACGCTTAGGCTAGGGATGAAGGACGTGAGGTGGTTCGTGATGGGGGACGACGACACGGTGTTCATGGTGGAGAATCTGGTTCGGGTTCTGTCCAAGTACGATCACAACCAGCTTTACTACGTCGGGAGCTCGTCGGAGAGTCACATACAGAACATATTTTTCTCGTACGCGATGGCATTTGGCGGGGGAGGGTTCGCGATAAGCTATCCGTTGGCGAAGGAGTTGGAGAAGATGCAAGACCGGTGTATTCAGCGGTATCCGGGGTTGTATGGGAGTGATGACAGGATGCAGGCTTGTATGGCTGAGTTAGGGGTGCCCCTTACCAAAGAACCCGGGTTTCATCAG TACGATGTGTATGGAAACCTCCTAGGCCTATTGGGAGCTCACCCTATAACTCCACTGGTGTCGCTCCACCACCTCGACGTGGTGGACCCTATCTTCCCGCAAATGAAACAAGTGCAGGCCCTCCACCACTTGTTTGAGTCCGCCAAGGACGACTCGGCCAGCATGATGCAGCAATCCATCTGCTTCGACAGGCGACGACAATGGTCCATCACCGTCTCATGGGGATACGTGGTTCAGATCATAAGAGGAGTCATGTCTCCCAGAGAGCTAGAGATGCCCACCAGAACCTTTCTCAACTGGTACAAAAGAGCTGATTTCACAGCTTATTCTTTCAACACTAGGCCCGTGACCAGGCACCCCTGCCAGAAGCCTTTCCTGTTTTATGTGAAATCCTCACAGTATGACAAGGGCAGGAAGCAGATAATTGGGGTTTATGCCCGCGATCGAAAAGATCCCCACCCTTATTGTCGATGGCAGATGGACTCGCCAGACAAGATTGATTCTATCGTGGTATTGAAAAGACCGGATACCCAACGCTGGAATAAG GCACCGAGGAGAGATTGTTGTAGAGTTTTGCCATCAAGTAAGAGCTCACAGATGTATATATGGGTGGGCAATTGCCGAGAAGGTGAGGTTAGCGAGTTGTAG
- the LOC131320602 gene encoding WUSCHEL-related homeobox 3-like isoform X1 produces MSPAAAAAVSSSSSSSSRWCPTPEQLMILEEMYRGGTRTPNASQIQQITAHLSFYGKIEGKNVFYWFQNHKARDRQKLRRKLMSKQIMHQQHVLYNHQQQQQNNNGPQNHHHHSHHLLPQFSHYTPVGFLPQVGGVEDASTPMVGYSWNHHHLPERCEVVEDKPMARTYGRDWMIMLDLGPTSPNSCSRPLKTLELFPVTATGLRDTTSTN; encoded by the exons atgtcaccagcagcagcagcagctgtttcatcatcatcatcgtcatcatcaAGGTGGTGTCCAACACCGGAGCAGCTGATGATCTTGGAAGAGATGTACAGAGGTGGAACAAGGACACCCAATGCATCCCAGATACAGCAGATCACTGCCCACCTCTCTTTCTATGGGAAGATTGAGGGGAAGAATGTGTTCTACTGGTTTCAGAACCACAAGGCTAGAGACAGACAAAAGCTTAGGAGGAAACTCATGAGCAAGCAGATTATGCATCAACAGCATGTACTGTACAaccaccagcagcagcagcagaacaaCAATGGACcacaaaaccaccaccaccactcccaccaccTACTTCCTCAGTTTTCCCACTATACCCCAGTTGGGTTTCTTCCTCAGGTA GGAGGAGTTGAGGATGCATCAACACCAATGGTGGGGTACTCATGgaatcatcatcatcttccagAAAGGTGCGAGGTGGTGGAGGACAAGCCCATGGCCAGAACCTACGGCCGTGATTGGATGATTATGCTGGATCTGGGCCCCACATCTCCCAATTCTTGCAGCAGGCccctcaaaaccctagaacTCTTCCCCGTCACAGCCACTGGTCTCAGAGACACCACATCCACCAACTAA
- the LOC131320602 gene encoding WUSCHEL-related homeobox 3-like isoform X2: protein MSPAAAAAVSSSSSSSSRWCPTPEQLMILEEMYRGGTRTPNASQIQQITAHLSFYGKIEGKNVFYWFQNHKARDRQKLRRKLMSKQIMHQQHVLYNHQQQQQNNNGPQNHHHHSHHLLPQFSHYTPVGFLPQGGVEDASTPMVGYSWNHHHLPERCEVVEDKPMARTYGRDWMIMLDLGPTSPNSCSRPLKTLELFPVTATGLRDTTSTN, encoded by the exons atgtcaccagcagcagcagcagctgtttcatcatcatcatcgtcatcatcaAGGTGGTGTCCAACACCGGAGCAGCTGATGATCTTGGAAGAGATGTACAGAGGTGGAACAAGGACACCCAATGCATCCCAGATACAGCAGATCACTGCCCACCTCTCTTTCTATGGGAAGATTGAGGGGAAGAATGTGTTCTACTGGTTTCAGAACCACAAGGCTAGAGACAGACAAAAGCTTAGGAGGAAACTCATGAGCAAGCAGATTATGCATCAACAGCATGTACTGTACAaccaccagcagcagcagcagaacaaCAATGGACcacaaaaccaccaccaccactcccaccaccTACTTCCTCAGTTTTCCCACTATACCCCAGTTGGGTTTCTTCCTCAG GGAGGAGTTGAGGATGCATCAACACCAATGGTGGGGTACTCATGgaatcatcatcatcttccagAAAGGTGCGAGGTGGTGGAGGACAAGCCCATGGCCAGAACCTACGGCCGTGATTGGATGATTATGCTGGATCTGGGCCCCACATCTCCCAATTCTTGCAGCAGGCccctcaaaaccctagaacTCTTCCCCGTCACAGCCACTGGTCTCAGAGACACCACATCCACCAACTAA